The following proteins are encoded in a genomic region of Glycine max cultivar Williams 82 chromosome 18, Glycine_max_v4.0, whole genome shotgun sequence:
- the LOC100786448 gene encoding protein MIZU-KUSSEI 1, giving the protein MTIDALRRFFLPCFFPSKPQSTIPFSDHHHHPPATKNNHPSSPASSTSSSTAASTAPPRPSKSMVIGTIFGNRRGHVWFCIQHDRLSSKPSLLLELPLSTDHLVREMRNGVVRIALECSAATNASPLRSVPLWTAFCNGKKTGFAARRRAGDRVRNILRTMQCVSVGAGVIPSGFASASAASSEELMYMRANFEHVVGNADSESFHLINPDECPGQELSLFLLRSRLGATR; this is encoded by the coding sequence ATGACCATCGACGCCCTCCGTCGGTTCTTTCTTCCATGTTTCTTCCCTTCCAAGCCTCAATCCACCATCCCTTTCTccgaccaccaccaccaccctccAGCCACCAAGAACAACCACCCTTCCTCGCCAGCTTCTTCGACGTCATCTTCCACCGCTGCTTCGACGGCTCCGCCGCGTCCCTCGAAGTCGATGGTGATCGGAACCATCTTCGGTAACCGCCGCGGCCACGTGTGGTTCTGCATCCAGCACGACCGTCTTTCTTCAAAACCTTCCCTTCTTCTTGAGCTGCCGCTCTCCACCGACCACCTCGTCCGAGAAATGCGGAACGGCGTCGTCCGCATCGCCCTTGAGTGCTCCGCAGCCACCAACGCCAGCCCCCTCCGCTCCGTCCCCCTCTGGACTGCCTTTTGCAACGGCAAGAAGACCGGCTTCGCCGCCCGCCGCCGCGCCGGAGACCGCGTCCGCAACATCCTCCGCACCATGCAGTGCGTCTCCGTCGGTGCCGGCGTCATCCCCTCCGGCTTCGCCTCCGCCTCCGCCGCCTCCTCCGAGGAGCTCATGTATATGCGCGCCAATTTCGAGCACGTGGTGGGTAACGCCGACTCCGAATCGTTTCATCTCATCAACCCCGACGAGTGCCCCGGCCAGGAACTCAGTCTGTTCTTGCTCCGGTCCAGACTCGGTGCCACTCGCTGA